The Verrucomicrobiia bacterium sequence CGAAAAGACTTCCTGAAATGGGTTTGCCTTGCCACAAAACATGTTTTTCAGGTAAATGCCAACCACGAGGTCGCACCATGAGCGTGGCAATTTTTTCTTTCAGCGCATACTGCTTGCCATTGGGTGCTGTAAAGTCAATCTTGCGTTGGATTGCGTCGCGAAGATTGATTTGGCCTTCGATCATATTTTCCCAGGTTGGTGAACTGGCATCTTCGAAATCGGCCATGAAAACTTTCGCGTCGGAATTTAACGCATTAATGACCATTTTGCGATCAACAGGGCCAGTGATTTCTGTGCGACGATCTTGTAAATCTTTGGGAATAGAAGCGACCTTCCAGTTTCCTTGTCGAATCGATTCGGTGCTCGCAAGAAAATCAGGTAGTTTGCCCGCGTCCAATTCCTTTTGGCGTTCGACTCTTTTTTGGAGCAGAGCATCGCGCCGATCCGAAAATTCTTTCACGACTTGTGAAACAAAATGTAAAGCCTCCGGGGTCAGAATAGTTTCTGAACCTTTTACCGGAGTTCCGAGAAGGGTTAAATCTGAAGCAGACATAAAAAGAATTAACGGAAATTTTTCTTAAAAGACAAGCCGATGTTTTTAGTTACTTGCTAGCACTTTCGCCAGCACAGCCAGAGAGGTATTTGAGTTACTTCGCCTTTTTTATTTTTGTCGAGGAGTCGGTCAATGGTATATTAAGTTTATAACCGACACCATGAACGCTTTCTAAAACGTTCTCATCAATTGCTGTGCCCAATTTTTTTCGGAGTTTTACAATTGTTTGATCCAGAGTGCGGGTGGTGCCGTAATAGTCGTAGCCCCAAACTTCATTTAGGAGACGATCGCGCGATAAAACTTCGCCAGGATGTTTGAAAAAAAGCTGCAAAACTTTTAACTCTTTCGGGGTTAATGGGTGCACGATTTTTCCGCGACTGAGTTGAAACGTTTTGGGATTAATCGTGGATTGGCCAATGGAAAAGACCCCGTCATGAACTGCAGACAAAGGTTGACGTCGACGCAGTAAGGCATGAATGCGCGCTTGCAATTCGCGAACTCCAAAAGGTTTTGTAACGTAATCATCGGCGCCCAAATCCAGTCCAATGACTTTATCCAATTCCTGGCTTTTTGCGGTTAACATTAAAATAAGCGAAGAGACTTTTCTTTGGCGCAGCGTTTTGCAGATGTCGTAACCACTTACTCCAGGCAACATGATATCGAGCACGATGAGGTCGGGCTTGAATTTTTCGCATCGTTCAATCACTTGATCGCCACGATCGCAGGTTGCGATTTCAAAATCGTCTTGGAGCATTTCTTCCAAGCCCAGACGAATGCTGGGATCATCTTCTACAATCAGGATTTTTGTTTTCATAAATTTCAACTGGTTTCCAAAGGCAATTCGAGCGTGAATGAGCTTCCACCGCCTTTTCGAGGTTCATAATCAATATCGCCTCCATGCGAGCGAGCAATTCTCCGTGCTAACGTTAATCCCAAGCCTGAGCCTTGAATGCCGCTGTTGAGAGAGTTGTGGGCACGGAAAAATTTTTCGAAAATCTTTTCTTCACAACCTTTGGGTACTCCATCACCACGGTCTTTTACGGAAATGCGCACTTTCGATTGATCCATCGGACAACTGATTTCGATGTCGATTCGGCGATTTTTGCCACCATATTTT is a genomic window containing:
- a CDS encoding response regulator transcription factor encodes the protein MKTKILIVEDDPSIRLGLEEMLQDDFEIATCDRGDQVIERCEKFKPDLIVLDIMLPGVSGYDICKTLRQRKVSSLILMLTAKSQELDKVIGLDLGADDYVTKPFGVRELQARIHALLRRRQPLSAVHDGVFSIGQSTINPKTFQLSRGKIVHPLTPKELKVLQLFFKHPGEVLSRDRLLNEVWGYDYYGTTRTLDQTIVKLRKKLGTAIDENVLESVHGVGYKLNIPLTDSSTKIKKAK